In a genomic window of Phragmites australis chromosome 14, lpPhrAust1.1, whole genome shotgun sequence:
- the LOC133890917 gene encoding replication factor A protein 1-like isoform X2: MLLVVVCFFWNCPHITYMAPYEQAAFQADMFLESMSEPISPCRHPFRSSMVLNTMSTFMLKDINPQGRHWSICTRVSRMWDYRGGTDDGQIRHVDLVLVDAEGTAMYAEIAADNIETKKSLLAEGKIYTFRRFRVLKSKTTYRPVESEFMIDITCHTLIEENHDAPADFPLYTYSLTNFVDLPMLVGETKRFIDVIGMITEISELATIQLQNQQRPTLRRTITLKDSSNYEMKLNLWGQRASEFDSDQICQLSQDHPVIVIFVGMLMKSYKGEHLLSGNTACCWYINPEVPEVDDFFHGLGGHFHPIQRTTPIQQQQPSHSTNVEPQQKNSL; this comes from the exons ATGTTACTGGTcgttgtgtgttttttttggAATTGTCCTCATATAACTTATATGGCTCCTTATGAGCAGGCAGCATTCCAAGCT GATATGTTTCTTGAGAGTATGAGTGAGCCGATTTCCCCTTGCCGACATCCTTTCCGGTCATCCATGGTTCTAAAC ACCATGTCAACATTCATGCTTAAAGATATAAACCCACAAGGCAGACATTGGAGCATTTGCACAAGGGTATCAAGGATGTGGGACTATCGTGGAGGAACAGATGATGGTCAAATACGTCATGTCGATCTCGTGCTTGTTGATGCTGAG GGCACTGCAATGTATGCTGAAATCGCAGCTGACAATATTGAGACTAAAAAGTCATTACTTGCAGAAGGAAAAATATATACATTCAGGAGGTTTAGAGTTTTAAAATCTAAGACCACTTATAGACCTGTCGAATCAGAGTTTATGATTGACATCACCTGCCATACCTTAATCGAGGAAAACCATGATGCTCCAGCCGATTTCCCACTCTATACCTACAGCCTGACAAACTTTGTTGATCTACCTATGCTTGTTGGTGAAACCAAGCGTTTCATTG ATGTAATTGGAATGATCACAGAAATTTCTGAGCTAGCCACCATTCAGCTTCAAAATCAGCAAAGGCCTACACTCCGAAGAACTATTACATTGAAAGATTCAAG CAACTATGAAATGAAATTAAATTTATGGGGCCAAAGAGCTTCTGAGTTTGATTCCGATCAGATATGCCAGCTCAGCCAAGACCATCCAGTGATTGTCATCTTTGTTGGTATGCTTATGAAATCTTACAAAG GTGAACATTTGTTAAGTGGCAACACAGCGTGCTGCTGGTATATCAATCCTGAAGTCCCTGAGGTCGATGATTTTTTCCATGG CCTCGGTGGTCATTTCCATCCTATACAGCGCACCACACCCATTCAACAACAACAGCCCTCTCACAGTACCAATGTCGAACCGCAGCAAAAAAACTCTCTATGA
- the LOC133890917 gene encoding replication factor A protein 1-like isoform X1 — protein MLLVVVCFFWNCPHITYMAPYEQAAFQADMFLESMSEPISPCRHPFRSSMVLNTMSTFMLKDINPQGRHWSICTRVSRMWDYRGGTDDGQIRHVDLVLVDAEGTAMYAEIAADNIETKKSLLAEGKIYTFRRFRVLKSKTTYRPVESEFMIDITCHTLIEENHDAPADFPLYTYSLTNFVDLPMLVGETKRFIDVIGMITEISELATIQLQNQQRPTLRRTITLKDSSNYEMKLNLWGQRASEFDSDQICQLSQDHPVIVIFVGMLMKSYKGNISFLFSLYLRYLSNQRASQFQHDQIYELTQHCTLFVIFIGMFIKRYKHTIYFRLFSNLLTLI, from the exons ATGTTACTGGTcgttgtgtgttttttttggAATTGTCCTCATATAACTTATATGGCTCCTTATGAGCAGGCAGCATTCCAAGCT GATATGTTTCTTGAGAGTATGAGTGAGCCGATTTCCCCTTGCCGACATCCTTTCCGGTCATCCATGGTTCTAAAC ACCATGTCAACATTCATGCTTAAAGATATAAACCCACAAGGCAGACATTGGAGCATTTGCACAAGGGTATCAAGGATGTGGGACTATCGTGGAGGAACAGATGATGGTCAAATACGTCATGTCGATCTCGTGCTTGTTGATGCTGAG GGCACTGCAATGTATGCTGAAATCGCAGCTGACAATATTGAGACTAAAAAGTCATTACTTGCAGAAGGAAAAATATATACATTCAGGAGGTTTAGAGTTTTAAAATCTAAGACCACTTATAGACCTGTCGAATCAGAGTTTATGATTGACATCACCTGCCATACCTTAATCGAGGAAAACCATGATGCTCCAGCCGATTTCCCACTCTATACCTACAGCCTGACAAACTTTGTTGATCTACCTATGCTTGTTGGTGAAACCAAGCGTTTCATTG ATGTAATTGGAATGATCACAGAAATTTCTGAGCTAGCCACCATTCAGCTTCAAAATCAGCAAAGGCCTACACTCCGAAGAACTATTACATTGAAAGATTCAAG CAACTATGAAATGAAATTAAATTTATGGGGCCAAAGAGCTTCTGAGTTTGATTCCGATCAGATATGCCAGCTCAGCCAAGACCATCCAGTGATTGTCATCTTTGTTGGTATGCTTATGAAATCTTACAAAG gTAATATTAGCTTCCTGTTTTCGCTTTACCTTCGGTATTTATCAAATCAAAGAGCTTCTCAGTTTCAGCATGATCAGATATATGAGCTTACCCAACACTGTACACTCTTTGTTATCTTTATTGGTATGTTTATCAAGCGTTACAAACATACAATTTACTTCAGattattttcaaatttattAACTCTTATTTGA
- the LOC133890917 gene encoding uncharacterized protein LOC133890917 isoform X5, with protein MLLVVVCFFWNCPHITYMAPYEQAAFQADMFLESMSEPISPCRHPFRSSMVLNTMSTFMLKDINPQGRHWSICTRVSRMWDYRGGTDDGQIRHVDLVLVDAEGTAMYAEIAADNIETKKSLLAEGKIYTFRRFRVLKSKTTYRPVESEFMIDITCHTLIEENHDAPADFPLYTYSLTNFVDLPMLVGETKRFIDVIGMITEISELATIQLQNQQRPTLRRTITLKDSR; from the exons ATGTTACTGGTcgttgtgtgttttttttggAATTGTCCTCATATAACTTATATGGCTCCTTATGAGCAGGCAGCATTCCAAGCT GATATGTTTCTTGAGAGTATGAGTGAGCCGATTTCCCCTTGCCGACATCCTTTCCGGTCATCCATGGTTCTAAAC ACCATGTCAACATTCATGCTTAAAGATATAAACCCACAAGGCAGACATTGGAGCATTTGCACAAGGGTATCAAGGATGTGGGACTATCGTGGAGGAACAGATGATGGTCAAATACGTCATGTCGATCTCGTGCTTGTTGATGCTGAG GGCACTGCAATGTATGCTGAAATCGCAGCTGACAATATTGAGACTAAAAAGTCATTACTTGCAGAAGGAAAAATATATACATTCAGGAGGTTTAGAGTTTTAAAATCTAAGACCACTTATAGACCTGTCGAATCAGAGTTTATGATTGACATCACCTGCCATACCTTAATCGAGGAAAACCATGATGCTCCAGCCGATTTCCCACTCTATACCTACAGCCTGACAAACTTTGTTGATCTACCTATGCTTGTTGGTGAAACCAAGCGTTTCATTG ATGTAATTGGAATGATCACAGAAATTTCTGAGCTAGCCACCATTCAGCTTCAAAATCAGCAAAGGCCTACACTCCGAAGAACTATTACATTGAAAGATTCAAG GTGA
- the LOC133890917 gene encoding replication factor A protein 1-like isoform X3, protein MFLESMSEPISPCRHPFRSSMVLNTMSTFMLKDINPQGRHWSICTRVSRMWDYRGGTDDGQIRHVDLVLVDAEGTAMYAEIAADNIETKKSLLAEGKIYTFRRFRVLKSKTTYRPVESEFMIDITCHTLIEENHDAPADFPLYTYSLTNFVDLPMLVGETKRFIDVIGMITEISELATIQLQNQQRPTLRRTITLKDSSNYEMKLNLWGQRASEFDSDQICQLSQDHPVIVIFVGMLMKSYKGNISFLFSLYLRYLSNQRASQFQHDQIYELTQHCTLFVIFIGMFIKRYKHTIYFRLFSNLLTLI, encoded by the exons ATGTTTCTTGAGAGTATGAGTGAGCCGATTTCCCCTTGCCGACATCCTTTCCGGTCATCCATGGTTCTAAAC ACCATGTCAACATTCATGCTTAAAGATATAAACCCACAAGGCAGACATTGGAGCATTTGCACAAGGGTATCAAGGATGTGGGACTATCGTGGAGGAACAGATGATGGTCAAATACGTCATGTCGATCTCGTGCTTGTTGATGCTGAG GGCACTGCAATGTATGCTGAAATCGCAGCTGACAATATTGAGACTAAAAAGTCATTACTTGCAGAAGGAAAAATATATACATTCAGGAGGTTTAGAGTTTTAAAATCTAAGACCACTTATAGACCTGTCGAATCAGAGTTTATGATTGACATCACCTGCCATACCTTAATCGAGGAAAACCATGATGCTCCAGCCGATTTCCCACTCTATACCTACAGCCTGACAAACTTTGTTGATCTACCTATGCTTGTTGGTGAAACCAAGCGTTTCATTG ATGTAATTGGAATGATCACAGAAATTTCTGAGCTAGCCACCATTCAGCTTCAAAATCAGCAAAGGCCTACACTCCGAAGAACTATTACATTGAAAGATTCAAG CAACTATGAAATGAAATTAAATTTATGGGGCCAAAGAGCTTCTGAGTTTGATTCCGATCAGATATGCCAGCTCAGCCAAGACCATCCAGTGATTGTCATCTTTGTTGGTATGCTTATGAAATCTTACAAAG gTAATATTAGCTTCCTGTTTTCGCTTTACCTTCGGTATTTATCAAATCAAAGAGCTTCTCAGTTTCAGCATGATCAGATATATGAGCTTACCCAACACTGTACACTCTTTGTTATCTTTATTGGTATGTTTATCAAGCGTTACAAACATACAATTTACTTCAGattattttcaaatttattAACTCTTATTTGA
- the LOC133890917 gene encoding replication factor A protein 1-like isoform X4 codes for MSTFMLKDINPQGRHWSICTRVSRMWDYRGGTDDGQIRHVDLVLVDAEGTAMYAEIAADNIETKKSLLAEGKIYTFRRFRVLKSKTTYRPVESEFMIDITCHTLIEENHDAPADFPLYTYSLTNFVDLPMLVGETKRFIDVIGMITEISELATIQLQNQQRPTLRRTITLKDSSNYEMKLNLWGQRASEFDSDQICQLSQDHPVIVIFVGMLMKSYKGNISFLFSLYLRYLSNQRASQFQHDQIYELTQHCTLFVIFIGMFIKRYKHTIYFRLFSNLLTLI; via the exons ATGTCAACATTCATGCTTAAAGATATAAACCCACAAGGCAGACATTGGAGCATTTGCACAAGGGTATCAAGGATGTGGGACTATCGTGGAGGAACAGATGATGGTCAAATACGTCATGTCGATCTCGTGCTTGTTGATGCTGAG GGCACTGCAATGTATGCTGAAATCGCAGCTGACAATATTGAGACTAAAAAGTCATTACTTGCAGAAGGAAAAATATATACATTCAGGAGGTTTAGAGTTTTAAAATCTAAGACCACTTATAGACCTGTCGAATCAGAGTTTATGATTGACATCACCTGCCATACCTTAATCGAGGAAAACCATGATGCTCCAGCCGATTTCCCACTCTATACCTACAGCCTGACAAACTTTGTTGATCTACCTATGCTTGTTGGTGAAACCAAGCGTTTCATTG ATGTAATTGGAATGATCACAGAAATTTCTGAGCTAGCCACCATTCAGCTTCAAAATCAGCAAAGGCCTACACTCCGAAGAACTATTACATTGAAAGATTCAAG CAACTATGAAATGAAATTAAATTTATGGGGCCAAAGAGCTTCTGAGTTTGATTCCGATCAGATATGCCAGCTCAGCCAAGACCATCCAGTGATTGTCATCTTTGTTGGTATGCTTATGAAATCTTACAAAG gTAATATTAGCTTCCTGTTTTCGCTTTACCTTCGGTATTTATCAAATCAAAGAGCTTCTCAGTTTCAGCATGATCAGATATATGAGCTTACCCAACACTGTACACTCTTTGTTATCTTTATTGGTATGTTTATCAAGCGTTACAAACATACAATTTACTTCAGattattttcaaatttattAACTCTTATTTGA